A single Crateriforma conspicua DNA region contains:
- a CDS encoding TraR/DksA family transcriptional regulator — translation MSRKESLNKLRVTLVRRRDALRRALDGDLSLLQELHGQKTGDPLDAAADTIQDELNSQLVENESRELGAMEDAIARFEAGTYGNCESCGKPIPITRLRAVPYATDCIDCRRREEDGQDGGNVVAWNRVFDVSEVDPV, via the coding sequence ATGTCTCGCAAAGAATCCCTCAACAAACTGCGTGTGACGCTAGTCCGCCGTCGTGACGCGTTGCGACGCGCCTTGGATGGTGATCTCAGTTTGCTTCAGGAACTGCACGGTCAAAAAACGGGCGACCCGTTGGATGCCGCGGCCGACACCATTCAGGACGAACTGAACAGCCAGTTGGTCGAAAATGAGTCTCGCGAATTAGGTGCAATGGAAGACGCGATCGCGCGGTTCGAAGCGGGGACGTATGGCAATTGCGAATCCTGTGGCAAGCCGATTCCGATCACCCGGCTGCGTGCGGTTCCTTACGCGACCGACTGCATCGACTGTCGTCGCCGCGAAGAAGACGGCCAAGACGGTGGCAATGTGGTGGCCTGGAATCGTGTTTTCGATGTCTCCGAGGTGGACCCCGTTTGA
- a CDS encoding S1C family serine protease: MMKLGDEASLRTAVSNGQSHRRVIAWATPIATAALMWMGSVTATAQQTRYVSPQTGHPITMARPSLESPVPPVGPQALRGADDDHFAERGGEVPSARQIDQQRERLFNELAEEFNAFDRLGNLVRRVAQLVKPSVIHIEAHKTENKGGQIESYDEAGAGVLISAGGETWVLTNRHVIAGASPQQILLRADNGREMSPLKVLADKNTDIAVMQIAASDLPAAKLGNSDDCQIGDFVIAIGSPFGLNHSVTFGIMSAMGRRDLSLGEQKIDLQDFFQTDAAINPGNSGGPLLNLRGEVVAINTAIASSSGGSEGIGFAIPINMAVQVADQLIRFGELRRGYLGVVLDPEFTSADMLSAGYQYDSGARVKNVRPGSPAATANLQRGDIIVEFNGRQVESDDHLVACVGLTPAGDSVPMIIYRNGKRYRTSVVLTDLQ, translated from the coding sequence ATGATGAAACTTGGTGACGAAGCGAGTCTGCGAACTGCTGTTTCCAACGGACAGTCGCATCGACGCGTGATCGCATGGGCCACGCCAATCGCTACAGCGGCATTGATGTGGATGGGGTCCGTCACGGCCACGGCACAGCAGACCCGCTATGTCAGTCCCCAAACCGGACATCCGATCACGATGGCCCGGCCCAGCTTGGAATCCCCGGTGCCACCGGTCGGCCCTCAAGCCTTGCGCGGCGCCGACGACGATCACTTTGCCGAACGTGGGGGCGAAGTTCCATCGGCGCGACAGATCGACCAACAACGCGAGCGGTTGTTCAATGAATTGGCTGAGGAATTCAATGCCTTTGATCGGCTGGGCAACTTGGTTCGGCGTGTCGCCCAGTTGGTCAAGCCCAGTGTGATTCATATCGAAGCCCACAAGACCGAAAACAAGGGCGGCCAGATTGAATCTTATGACGAGGCGGGTGCCGGCGTTTTGATCAGCGCCGGTGGGGAAACCTGGGTCCTGACCAATCGCCATGTGATCGCCGGTGCATCGCCACAACAGATCCTGTTGCGTGCCGACAACGGTCGCGAAATGTCACCGCTGAAAGTCTTGGCCGACAAGAACACGGACATCGCCGTGATGCAGATCGCCGCATCGGATCTGCCCGCCGCCAAGCTGGGCAACAGTGATGACTGTCAAATCGGTGACTTTGTGATCGCCATCGGCAGCCCGTTCGGTTTGAACCATTCGGTCACCTTCGGCATCATGAGTGCCATGGGACGACGCGACCTGTCGTTGGGCGAACAGAAGATCGACTTGCAAGACTTCTTTCAAACCGATGCGGCCATCAACCCCGGCAACAGCGGCGGTCCGCTGTTGAACTTGCGTGGCGAAGTCGTCGCCATCAACACGGCAATCGCCAGCAGCAGCGGCGGCAGCGAAGGCATTGGTTTTGCCATTCCCATCAACATGGCTGTCCAAGTGGCCGACCAGTTGATTCGATTCGGCGAATTGCGTCGCGGATACTTGGGCGTCGTGTTGGATCCCGAGTTCACGTCCGCCGACATGCTTTCAGCCGGCTATCAGTACGACAGCGGTGCTCGGGTCAAGAACGTTCGTCCGGGATCACCGGCGGCGACCGCCAACTTGCAACGTGGCGATATCATCGTCGAATTCAACGGTCGCCAGGTGGAAAGTGACGATCACTTGGTTGCCTGCGTGGGCCTGACGCCCGCCGGCGATTCGGTGCCGATGATCATCTATCGCAACGGCAAACGGTATCGCACCAGTGTGGTGTTGACCGACTTGCAATGA
- a CDS encoding ferrochelatase: MRDNLPPYDSFLLVSFGGPEGPDDVMPYLENVLRGKRVPRERMLEVAQHYQSFGGVSPINEQNRQLMAAIQSEFRQHDVDLPVYWGNRNWKPYFAETLQQMKDDGCRRAIAFFTSMFSCYSGCRQYRENIAEAQAQVGPDAPIVEKVRMGFNHPHFIDTLADSVQQAAKSLASEHVADTLMFTAHSIPNSMADNCDYVLQLNETCRLVAEAAGFETWELVFQSRSGPPQQPWLEPDVCDRIEQKHSESPIGGLVLMPVGFVSDHMEVLYDLDDEAATLCKKLGIPLARAATPGTAPKFVQMIRELVQERIANSDQRSAVGTLGPWHDVCPQDCCLYTPARRPASAGR; this comes from the coding sequence ATGCGCGACAATCTTCCGCCCTACGACTCGTTCCTGCTGGTTTCTTTCGGCGGCCCAGAAGGGCCCGACGATGTGATGCCGTATCTGGAAAATGTGCTTCGTGGAAAACGCGTGCCAAGGGAACGAATGCTGGAGGTCGCCCAGCATTACCAGAGTTTCGGCGGCGTCAGCCCGATCAACGAACAGAATCGCCAGCTGATGGCGGCGATCCAATCGGAATTTCGTCAGCACGACGTTGATTTGCCGGTGTACTGGGGCAACCGCAACTGGAAGCCTTACTTCGCAGAAACCCTGCAGCAAATGAAGGACGACGGGTGCCGCCGCGCGATCGCCTTCTTCACCAGCATGTTCAGCTGCTATAGCGGATGTCGACAGTACCGCGAAAACATCGCCGAAGCGCAGGCTCAGGTCGGCCCTGACGCGCCGATCGTGGAAAAGGTTCGCATGGGGTTCAACCATCCCCACTTCATCGACACCTTGGCCGATTCGGTCCAGCAAGCGGCAAAATCACTTGCGTCCGAACATGTTGCCGACACGTTGATGTTCACCGCACACAGCATTCCCAATTCCATGGCGGATAACTGTGACTATGTCTTGCAACTAAATGAGACATGTCGGTTGGTGGCAGAAGCGGCCGGGTTTGAAACTTGGGAATTGGTGTTCCAAAGCCGCAGCGGACCTCCCCAGCAACCTTGGCTGGAACCGGATGTGTGCGATCGTATCGAACAGAAACACAGCGAATCGCCGATCGGCGGATTGGTGCTGATGCCCGTCGGGTTCGTCAGCGATCACATGGAAGTGTTGTACGACCTGGATGACGAAGCGGCCACCCTTTGCAAAAAGCTGGGCATCCCACTGGCGCGTGCGGCCACCCCTGGCACCGCGCCGAAGTTTGTGCAGATGATTCGCGAATTGGTACAGGAACGAATCGCGAATTCCGACCAGCGATCCGCGGTCGGAACCTTGGGTCCATGGCACGATGTGTGTCCCCAAGACTGCTGCCTTTACACACCGGCACGCCGCCCCGCATCCGCGGGACGATAG
- a CDS encoding chemotaxis protein CheX: MSVAIDVQRSAAISEAADESLRDVIETMTGGTVRQVSSDVPHVEEAATTVDRSPLTITVSLSGELNGCIGLCLSRSAALQWTEAISGESTEEIDQLVIDACGELGNMVVGGVKRRLDDVELKMGLPTAFRAGRDGVVFCSSMQPIFLAYEYGDTTLDVFVALAATPS; encoded by the coding sequence ATGTCTGTTGCGATTGATGTACAGCGATCGGCTGCGATTTCCGAGGCCGCCGATGAATCCTTGCGCGATGTCATCGAAACCATGACCGGCGGAACGGTTCGTCAAGTTTCCAGCGACGTCCCGCACGTCGAAGAAGCCGCGACGACCGTCGACCGGTCTCCATTGACAATCACCGTCAGTTTGAGCGGTGAATTGAACGGGTGCATCGGACTGTGCCTCAGTCGTAGCGCGGCGCTTCAGTGGACCGAAGCGATCAGCGGCGAATCGACCGAGGAAATTGACCAGCTGGTCATCGACGCCTGTGGCGAACTTGGCAACATGGTCGTCGGCGGAGTGAAACGCCGGCTGGACGATGTTGAACTGAAGATGGGGCTTCCCACGGCGTTTCGCGCCGGACGCGATGGTGTGGTTTTCTGCAGCAGCATGCAGCCGATCTTCTTGGCCTATGAATACGGCGACACCACGCTGGACGTCTTCGTCGCATTGGCGGCGACACCATCCTGA
- a CDS encoding response regulator, with protein MKVLVVDDSGVMRKIIARGLHSLWIDEVVEAADGVEGLAMFGDGSDIDLVLTDWNMPNMNGLELVQKIRAAGHKHPIVMVTTETEKSQVVKAIQAGVNDYLVKPFDQEMLQLKLQRVLPNPQTA; from the coding sequence ATGAAAGTTTTGGTAGTGGATGATTCGGGGGTCATGCGCAAGATCATTGCACGTGGACTCCACTCACTTTGGATTGACGAGGTGGTCGAGGCGGCCGACGGCGTCGAAGGCTTGGCCATGTTCGGTGACGGATCGGATATCGACTTGGTACTGACCGACTGGAACATGCCCAACATGAATGGGTTGGAACTGGTCCAGAAAATTCGTGCTGCCGGACACAAGCACCCGATCGTCATGGTGACCACCGAGACGGAGAAGTCTCAGGTGGTCAAGGCGATCCAAGCGGGTGTCAACGATTACTTGGTCAAGCCTTTTGACCAGGAAATGTTGCAACTGAAATTGCAACGTGTTCTGCCGAATCCGCAAACGGCCTGA